The Brachyhypopomus gauderio isolate BG-103 chromosome 17, BGAUD_0.2, whole genome shotgun sequence genome includes a window with the following:
- the LOC143481096 gene encoding ADP-ribosylation factor-like protein 13B: MSSKALENPVNVAPTVGFSKVDLKRGKFQVTIFDLGGGKRIRGIWENYYSESHGVVFVVDSSDIQRIHETRATMAEVLRHPRIAGKPVLVLANKQDQEGALPEADIIESLSLEKLINEQKCRCQLEPCSAVLGYGRTVDKSIRRGLKWLLSNIAEDYEAISERVQRDTAKQRAWEEQDRKERANTGGEVRKPCV, translated from the exons ATGAGCAGTAAAGCTCTGG AGAACCCAGTCAATGTGGCCCCCACGGTGGGCTTCTCCAAGGTGGACCTGAAACGAGGCAAGTTCCAGGTGACCATCTTCGACCTCGGCGGTGGGAAGCGCATCCGCGGCATCTGGGAGAACTACTACTCAGAGTCGCACGGCGTGGTGTTCGTGGTGGACTCCAGCGACATCCAGAGGATCCATGAGACCAGAGCCACCATGGCCGAGGTCCTCCGACACCCTCGAATCGCCGGCAAGCCCGTGCTAGT acTGGCCAATAAGCAGGACCAGGAAGGAGCATTGCCTGAAGCCGACATCATTGAGAGCCTATCACTGGAAAAGCTGATCAATGAGCAAAAATGTCGCTGTCAGCTT GAGCCGTGCTCGGCGGTGTTGGGCTACGGCCGGACGGTGGACAAGTCCATCAGGAGAGGCCTGAAATGGCTCCTGAGCAACATCGCCGAGGACTACGAGGCGATCTCTGAGCGTGTGCAGAGGGACACGGCCAAGCAGCGGGCCTGGGAGGAGCAAGACAGGAAGGAGCGAGCAAATACGGGAGGAGAGGTCAGGaaaccgtgtgtgtga